In the Euphorbia lathyris chromosome 5, ddEupLath1.1, whole genome shotgun sequence genome, one interval contains:
- the LOC136231037 gene encoding uncharacterized protein isoform X1 has product MVFYYRTIGAKCLHFNNFRSQYHGLFGPPRSFRKQSDINRENEELKRTRPHAVSPRQLLSRRDSHCLAETTTVSPRQNANQQRKLRKERRQQVRVEEIDIPPEEEIPQPEEMANPPSIMELLKATRPTATSSLVQPAIAAASFEIKPAMIQMIQNSGQFGGEYHEDPNAHLNKFTLYCSTFKYNNVTTEDVYMTLFRFSLKDEAADWLASLEPGSLADWDSTVSEFLAKYFPPSKTAQLRSDINCFKQFESENLHLAWERFQKLMRKCPHHGFEKHRLVQLFYSGISSANRASLDTAAGGNLFSKTAAVAYSLVKELAERSAHWQIEKPTPRRGVFAVEAPSSKSVGTSESNSQAVVRSSYLDSIGHCLGEAHAETECKSEILIWIILGMDLDECDGMKGMEKVYVNLARVDPFHDPTTHLSRTRCNEFLEISGTTAEIHVWYSMLGAAAKARVCELGFEPFISALPRTNGVCDRFGLRALCERWVDSTHTFHLSFGEMTISSRDFSLLTGLRGSSTPVPFCFDMIRPRVDRARLAALIGPGVYPGAKSSPAKFISTASLLSRRDFCETDDADLAVRSFLVYTLSEMIFRAKSGKVHAGLIQAFSDLDAAASYDWAGAGLAFIYKFLDLTCWKRKDFGGYTFALLVCVHPGLVLSIFFMQVWAYERRILPSQSRHRSRVPRLPLMTRWREFDLGTEKRRTVARLLDWIDSRTLGQIKFRWDDLDFGPDYAYVTLIQEQECVLTGPCVRAWYLGDRGITGIRASHWSPGEIPVSMFAVRTMPLSVIRQDLTRRFVGREVWVHAGGRDLYLSTLLSTRDAPAVAMDVDPVADVFSWEAVAAVFGQEEVPEGSWRSAHLSDFFDGARA; this is encoded by the exons GTTAAGGAAAGAACGCAGACAGCAGGTTAGGGTGGAAGAAATCGACATCCCCCCTGAAGAGGAAATCCCTCAACCGGAAGAGATGGCCAATCCACCTTCTATCATGGAGCTTCTCAAGGCCACGAGGCCTACAGCTACCTCTAGCTTAGTGCAGCCTGCCATTGCAGCAGCTTCTTTTGAGATCAAACCAGCGATGATCCAAATGATCCAAAATTCGGGACAATTCGGTGGAGAATACCATGAGGATCCCAATGCCCACTTGAATAAATTCACCCTTTATTGCAGCACTTTCAAATATAATAATGTTACTACTGAAGATGTATACATGACATTATTTCGTTTTTCTTTGAAGGATGAAGCAGCAGATTGGCTAGCCTCATTGGAACCAGGATCCCTAGCAGATTGGGATAGCACAGTCAGTGAATTTCTAGCCAAGTATTTCCCGCCGTCCAAGACGGCACAGTTAAGGAGCGATATTAACTGTTTCAAACAGTTTGAGAGTGAAAATCTACACTTGGCTTGGGAACGATTCCAAAAGCTCATGCGAAAGTGCCCACATCATGGGTTTGAAAAGCACCGTTTGGTACAACTCTTTTACTCTGGTATTTCTTCTGCTAACAGAGCTTCTTTGGACACAGCTGCAGGTGGTAATTTATTCAGTAAGACAGCGGCAGTTGCTTATAGCCTTGTGAAGGAGCTAGCAGAGCGTAGTGCGCACTGGCAGATAGAGAAGCCGACCCCAAGACGTGGTGTATTTGCTGTGGAGGCCCCGTCATCAAAGTCGGTAGGGACATCAGAGTCAAACTCTCAG GCTGTCGTCAGGAGTTCttatcttgacagtattggcCACTGTCTGGGAGAAGCGCATGCTGAAACGGagtgcaaatcggag attttgatttggattattctcgggatggatttggatgaatgcgatggcaTGAAAGGCATGGAGAAGGTTTACGTGAACCTTGCTAGGgtggaccctttccacgaccctacgacgcatctgagccggacacgctgtaACGAG TTCCTcgagatttccgggaccacGGCCGAGATCCACGTGTGGTATTCTATGTTAGGCGCCGCAGCGAAAGCCCGTGTCTGtgagttgggctttgagccctttatttcagcgctgccccgcaccaatggGGTGTGCGATCGCTTTGGCCTGCGGGCCCTATGCGAgaggtgggttgactcgacccataccttccacctttctttcggggagatgaccatctcgtcCCGAGATTTCTCTTTGCTGACAGGGCTGCGGGGGAGTAGCACTCCAGTTCCCTTCTGCTTTGACATGATACGTCCGCGGGTCGATCGCGCTAGGCTAGCCGCTTTGATTGGGCCAGGAGTTTACCCAGGTGCCAAATCCTCTCCAGCGAAGTTCATttctaccgcgagcctcttgagtcgcAGAGATTTTTGTGAGACGGATGACGCTGACTTGGCTGTCCGTAGCTTCCTAGTGTACACTTTGAGTGAGATGATTTTCCGCGCCAAGAGCGGGAAGGTACATGCTGGTCTTATTCAGGCTTTTAGCGATTTGGATGCGGCGGcgtcttatgattgggcgggggcggGCCTAGCCTTCATATAtaagtttttggatttgacttgctggaagcgcaaggacttcggtggttacacttTCGCTCTTCTGGTATGTGTGCACCCTGGACTCGTCCTTTCTATCTTCTTCATGCAGGTTTGGGCgtacgagaggcggattcttcctagcCAGTCTCGGCATCGGTCACGAGTACCGAGGCTCCCTCTCATGACTCGGTGGAGAGAGTTCGATTTAGGCACAGAGAAGAGACGGACGGTGGCGCGGCTCCTAGACTGGATTGACTCGCGGACCTTGGGACAG aTCAAGtttaggtgggacgaccttgacttcggtcccgactATGCGTACGTGACTTTGATCCAGGAGCAGgagtgcgtgctcaccggcccttgcGTGCGGGCCTGGTACTTAggcgaccggggcatcaccgggaTTAGAGCGTCGCACTGGTCCCCGGGCGAGATCCCCGTttccatgttcgcggtgcggactaTGCCCTTGTCGGTTATCCGTcaggacttgacccgtcggttcgtgggtagagaggtgtgggttcacgccgggggccgtgatcTTTACCTATCGACTTTGTTGAGCacgagggatgccccagcggtgGCGATGGATGTGGATCCCGTGGCAGACGTGTTTTCgtgggaggctgtcgcggccgtctttggtcaggaggaggtcccg gaggggtcctggaggagtgctcatTTGTCAGACTTCTTCGATGGTGCTCGGGCTTAG
- the LOC136231037 gene encoding uncharacterized protein isoform X3, producing the protein MVFYYRTIGAKCLHFNNFRSQYHGLFGPPRSFRKQSDINRENEELKRTRPHAVSPRQLLSRRDSHCLAETTTVSPRQNANQQRKLRKERRQQVRVEEIDIPPEEEIPQPEEMANPPSIMELLKATRPTATSSLVQPAIAAASFEIKPAMIQMIQNSGQFGGEYHEDPNAHLNKFTLYCSTFKYNNVTTEDVYMTLFRFSLKDEAADWLASLEPGSLADWDSTVSEFLAKYFPPSKTAQLRSDINCFKQFESENLHLAWERFQKLMRKCPHHGFEKHRLVQLFYSGISSANRASLDTAAGGNLFSKTAAVAYSLVKELAERSAHWQIEKPTPRRGVFAVEAPSSKSVGTSESNSQAVVRSSYLDSIGHCLGEAHAETECKSEVCAPGMEKVYVNLARVDPFHDPTTHLSRTRCNEFLEISGTTAEIHVWYSMLGAAAKARVCELGFEPFISALPRTNGVCDRFGLRALCERWVDSTHTFHLSFGEMTISSRDFSLLTGLRGSSTPVPFCFDMIRPRVDRARLAALIGPGVYPGAKSSPAKFISTASLLSRRDFCETDDADLAVRSFLVYTLSEMIFRAKSGKVHAGLIQAFSDLDAAASYDWAGAGLAFIYKFLDLTCWKRKDFGGYTFALLVCVHPGLVLSIFFMQVWAYERRILPSQSRHRSRVPRLPLMTRWREFDLGTEKRRTVARLLDWIDSRTLGQIKFRWDDLDFGPDYAYVTLIQEQECVLTGPCVRAWYLGDRGITGIRASHWSPGEIPVSMFAVRTMPLSVIRQDLTRRFVGREVWVHAGGRDLYLSTLLSTRDAPAVAMDVDPVADVFSWEAVAAVFGQEEVPEGSWRSAHLSDFFDGARA; encoded by the exons GTTAAGGAAAGAACGCAGACAGCAGGTTAGGGTGGAAGAAATCGACATCCCCCCTGAAGAGGAAATCCCTCAACCGGAAGAGATGGCCAATCCACCTTCTATCATGGAGCTTCTCAAGGCCACGAGGCCTACAGCTACCTCTAGCTTAGTGCAGCCTGCCATTGCAGCAGCTTCTTTTGAGATCAAACCAGCGATGATCCAAATGATCCAAAATTCGGGACAATTCGGTGGAGAATACCATGAGGATCCCAATGCCCACTTGAATAAATTCACCCTTTATTGCAGCACTTTCAAATATAATAATGTTACTACTGAAGATGTATACATGACATTATTTCGTTTTTCTTTGAAGGATGAAGCAGCAGATTGGCTAGCCTCATTGGAACCAGGATCCCTAGCAGATTGGGATAGCACAGTCAGTGAATTTCTAGCCAAGTATTTCCCGCCGTCCAAGACGGCACAGTTAAGGAGCGATATTAACTGTTTCAAACAGTTTGAGAGTGAAAATCTACACTTGGCTTGGGAACGATTCCAAAAGCTCATGCGAAAGTGCCCACATCATGGGTTTGAAAAGCACCGTTTGGTACAACTCTTTTACTCTGGTATTTCTTCTGCTAACAGAGCTTCTTTGGACACAGCTGCAGGTGGTAATTTATTCAGTAAGACAGCGGCAGTTGCTTATAGCCTTGTGAAGGAGCTAGCAGAGCGTAGTGCGCACTGGCAGATAGAGAAGCCGACCCCAAGACGTGGTGTATTTGCTGTGGAGGCCCCGTCATCAAAGTCGGTAGGGACATCAGAGTCAAACTCTCAG GCTGTCGTCAGGAGTTCttatcttgacagtattggcCACTGTCTGGGAGAAGCGCATGCTGAAACGGagtgcaaatcggaggtctgtgctcCTG GCATGGAGAAGGTTTACGTGAACCTTGCTAGGgtggaccctttccacgaccctacgacgcatctgagccggacacgctgtaACGAG TTCCTcgagatttccgggaccacGGCCGAGATCCACGTGTGGTATTCTATGTTAGGCGCCGCAGCGAAAGCCCGTGTCTGtgagttgggctttgagccctttatttcagcgctgccccgcaccaatggGGTGTGCGATCGCTTTGGCCTGCGGGCCCTATGCGAgaggtgggttgactcgacccataccttccacctttctttcggggagatgaccatctcgtcCCGAGATTTCTCTTTGCTGACAGGGCTGCGGGGGAGTAGCACTCCAGTTCCCTTCTGCTTTGACATGATACGTCCGCGGGTCGATCGCGCTAGGCTAGCCGCTTTGATTGGGCCAGGAGTTTACCCAGGTGCCAAATCCTCTCCAGCGAAGTTCATttctaccgcgagcctcttgagtcgcAGAGATTTTTGTGAGACGGATGACGCTGACTTGGCTGTCCGTAGCTTCCTAGTGTACACTTTGAGTGAGATGATTTTCCGCGCCAAGAGCGGGAAGGTACATGCTGGTCTTATTCAGGCTTTTAGCGATTTGGATGCGGCGGcgtcttatgattgggcgggggcggGCCTAGCCTTCATATAtaagtttttggatttgacttgctggaagcgcaaggacttcggtggttacacttTCGCTCTTCTGGTATGTGTGCACCCTGGACTCGTCCTTTCTATCTTCTTCATGCAGGTTTGGGCgtacgagaggcggattcttcctagcCAGTCTCGGCATCGGTCACGAGTACCGAGGCTCCCTCTCATGACTCGGTGGAGAGAGTTCGATTTAGGCACAGAGAAGAGACGGACGGTGGCGCGGCTCCTAGACTGGATTGACTCGCGGACCTTGGGACAG aTCAAGtttaggtgggacgaccttgacttcggtcccgactATGCGTACGTGACTTTGATCCAGGAGCAGgagtgcgtgctcaccggcccttgcGTGCGGGCCTGGTACTTAggcgaccggggcatcaccgggaTTAGAGCGTCGCACTGGTCCCCGGGCGAGATCCCCGTttccatgttcgcggtgcggactaTGCCCTTGTCGGTTATCCGTcaggacttgacccgtcggttcgtgggtagagaggtgtgggttcacgccgggggccgtgatcTTTACCTATCGACTTTGTTGAGCacgagggatgccccagcggtgGCGATGGATGTGGATCCCGTGGCAGACGTGTTTTCgtgggaggctgtcgcggccgtctttggtcaggaggaggtcccg gaggggtcctggaggagtgctcatTTGTCAGACTTCTTCGATGGTGCTCGGGCTTAG
- the LOC136231037 gene encoding uncharacterized protein isoform X5 — protein MKTWKCPFLFMLRKERRQQVRVEEIDIPPEEEIPQPEEMANPPSIMELLKATRPTATSSLVQPAIAAASFEIKPAMIQMIQNSGQFGGEYHEDPNAHLNKFTLYCSTFKYNNVTTEDVYMTLFRFSLKDEAADWLASLEPGSLADWDSTVSEFLAKYFPPSKTAQLRSDINCFKQFESENLHLAWERFQKLMRKCPHHGFEKHRLVQLFYSGISSANRASLDTAAGGNLFSKTAAVAYSLVKELAERSAHWQIEKPTPRRGVFAVEAPSSKSVGTSESNSQAVVRSSYLDSIGHCLGEAHAETECKSEILIWIILGMDLDECDGMKGMEKVYVNLARVDPFHDPTTHLSRTRCNEFLEISGTTAEIHVWYSMLGAAAKARVCELGFEPFISALPRTNGVCDRFGLRALCERWVDSTHTFHLSFGEMTISSRDFSLLTGLRGSSTPVPFCFDMIRPRVDRARLAALIGPGVYPGAKSSPAKFISTASLLSRRDFCETDDADLAVRSFLVYTLSEMIFRAKSGKVHAGLIQAFSDLDAAASYDWAGAGLAFIYKFLDLTCWKRKDFGGYTFALLVCVHPGLVLSIFFMQVWAYERRILPSQSRHRSRVPRLPLMTRWREFDLGTEKRRTVARLLDWIDSRTLGQIKFRWDDLDFGPDYAYVTLIQEQECVLTGPCVRAWYLGDRGITGIRASHWSPGEIPVSMFAVRTMPLSVIRQDLTRRFVGREVWVHAGGRDLYLSTLLSTRDAPAVAMDVDPVADVFSWEAVAAVFGQEEVPEGSWRSAHLSDFFDGARA, from the exons GTTAAGGAAAGAACGCAGACAGCAGGTTAGGGTGGAAGAAATCGACATCCCCCCTGAAGAGGAAATCCCTCAACCGGAAGAGATGGCCAATCCACCTTCTATCATGGAGCTTCTCAAGGCCACGAGGCCTACAGCTACCTCTAGCTTAGTGCAGCCTGCCATTGCAGCAGCTTCTTTTGAGATCAAACCAGCGATGATCCAAATGATCCAAAATTCGGGACAATTCGGTGGAGAATACCATGAGGATCCCAATGCCCACTTGAATAAATTCACCCTTTATTGCAGCACTTTCAAATATAATAATGTTACTACTGAAGATGTATACATGACATTATTTCGTTTTTCTTTGAAGGATGAAGCAGCAGATTGGCTAGCCTCATTGGAACCAGGATCCCTAGCAGATTGGGATAGCACAGTCAGTGAATTTCTAGCCAAGTATTTCCCGCCGTCCAAGACGGCACAGTTAAGGAGCGATATTAACTGTTTCAAACAGTTTGAGAGTGAAAATCTACACTTGGCTTGGGAACGATTCCAAAAGCTCATGCGAAAGTGCCCACATCATGGGTTTGAAAAGCACCGTTTGGTACAACTCTTTTACTCTGGTATTTCTTCTGCTAACAGAGCTTCTTTGGACACAGCTGCAGGTGGTAATTTATTCAGTAAGACAGCGGCAGTTGCTTATAGCCTTGTGAAGGAGCTAGCAGAGCGTAGTGCGCACTGGCAGATAGAGAAGCCGACCCCAAGACGTGGTGTATTTGCTGTGGAGGCCCCGTCATCAAAGTCGGTAGGGACATCAGAGTCAAACTCTCAG GCTGTCGTCAGGAGTTCttatcttgacagtattggcCACTGTCTGGGAGAAGCGCATGCTGAAACGGagtgcaaatcggag attttgatttggattattctcgggatggatttggatgaatgcgatggcaTGAAAGGCATGGAGAAGGTTTACGTGAACCTTGCTAGGgtggaccctttccacgaccctacgacgcatctgagccggacacgctgtaACGAG TTCCTcgagatttccgggaccacGGCCGAGATCCACGTGTGGTATTCTATGTTAGGCGCCGCAGCGAAAGCCCGTGTCTGtgagttgggctttgagccctttatttcagcgctgccccgcaccaatggGGTGTGCGATCGCTTTGGCCTGCGGGCCCTATGCGAgaggtgggttgactcgacccataccttccacctttctttcggggagatgaccatctcgtcCCGAGATTTCTCTTTGCTGACAGGGCTGCGGGGGAGTAGCACTCCAGTTCCCTTCTGCTTTGACATGATACGTCCGCGGGTCGATCGCGCTAGGCTAGCCGCTTTGATTGGGCCAGGAGTTTACCCAGGTGCCAAATCCTCTCCAGCGAAGTTCATttctaccgcgagcctcttgagtcgcAGAGATTTTTGTGAGACGGATGACGCTGACTTGGCTGTCCGTAGCTTCCTAGTGTACACTTTGAGTGAGATGATTTTCCGCGCCAAGAGCGGGAAGGTACATGCTGGTCTTATTCAGGCTTTTAGCGATTTGGATGCGGCGGcgtcttatgattgggcgggggcggGCCTAGCCTTCATATAtaagtttttggatttgacttgctggaagcgcaaggacttcggtggttacacttTCGCTCTTCTGGTATGTGTGCACCCTGGACTCGTCCTTTCTATCTTCTTCATGCAGGTTTGGGCgtacgagaggcggattcttcctagcCAGTCTCGGCATCGGTCACGAGTACCGAGGCTCCCTCTCATGACTCGGTGGAGAGAGTTCGATTTAGGCACAGAGAAGAGACGGACGGTGGCGCGGCTCCTAGACTGGATTGACTCGCGGACCTTGGGACAG aTCAAGtttaggtgggacgaccttgacttcggtcccgactATGCGTACGTGACTTTGATCCAGGAGCAGgagtgcgtgctcaccggcccttgcGTGCGGGCCTGGTACTTAggcgaccggggcatcaccgggaTTAGAGCGTCGCACTGGTCCCCGGGCGAGATCCCCGTttccatgttcgcggtgcggactaTGCCCTTGTCGGTTATCCGTcaggacttgacccgtcggttcgtgggtagagaggtgtgggttcacgccgggggccgtgatcTTTACCTATCGACTTTGTTGAGCacgagggatgccccagcggtgGCGATGGATGTGGATCCCGTGGCAGACGTGTTTTCgtgggaggctgtcgcggccgtctttggtcaggaggaggtcccg gaggggtcctggaggagtgctcatTTGTCAGACTTCTTCGATGGTGCTCGGGCTTAG
- the LOC136231037 gene encoding uncharacterized protein isoform X2: MMLMAYISYLIAECLSGLFGPPRSFRKQSDINRENEELKRTRPHAVSPRQLLSRRDSHCLAETTTVSPRQNANQQRKLRKERRQQVRVEEIDIPPEEEIPQPEEMANPPSIMELLKATRPTATSSLVQPAIAAASFEIKPAMIQMIQNSGQFGGEYHEDPNAHLNKFTLYCSTFKYNNVTTEDVYMTLFRFSLKDEAADWLASLEPGSLADWDSTVSEFLAKYFPPSKTAQLRSDINCFKQFESENLHLAWERFQKLMRKCPHHGFEKHRLVQLFYSGISSANRASLDTAAGGNLFSKTAAVAYSLVKELAERSAHWQIEKPTPRRGVFAVEAPSSKSVGTSESNSQAVVRSSYLDSIGHCLGEAHAETECKSEILIWIILGMDLDECDGMKGMEKVYVNLARVDPFHDPTTHLSRTRCNEFLEISGTTAEIHVWYSMLGAAAKARVCELGFEPFISALPRTNGVCDRFGLRALCERWVDSTHTFHLSFGEMTISSRDFSLLTGLRGSSTPVPFCFDMIRPRVDRARLAALIGPGVYPGAKSSPAKFISTASLLSRRDFCETDDADLAVRSFLVYTLSEMIFRAKSGKVHAGLIQAFSDLDAAASYDWAGAGLAFIYKFLDLTCWKRKDFGGYTFALLVCVHPGLVLSIFFMQVWAYERRILPSQSRHRSRVPRLPLMTRWREFDLGTEKRRTVARLLDWIDSRTLGQIKFRWDDLDFGPDYAYVTLIQEQECVLTGPCVRAWYLGDRGITGIRASHWSPGEIPVSMFAVRTMPLSVIRQDLTRRFVGREVWVHAGGRDLYLSTLLSTRDAPAVAMDVDPVADVFSWEAVAAVFGQEEVPEGSWRSAHLSDFFDGARA, translated from the exons GTTAAGGAAAGAACGCAGACAGCAGGTTAGGGTGGAAGAAATCGACATCCCCCCTGAAGAGGAAATCCCTCAACCGGAAGAGATGGCCAATCCACCTTCTATCATGGAGCTTCTCAAGGCCACGAGGCCTACAGCTACCTCTAGCTTAGTGCAGCCTGCCATTGCAGCAGCTTCTTTTGAGATCAAACCAGCGATGATCCAAATGATCCAAAATTCGGGACAATTCGGTGGAGAATACCATGAGGATCCCAATGCCCACTTGAATAAATTCACCCTTTATTGCAGCACTTTCAAATATAATAATGTTACTACTGAAGATGTATACATGACATTATTTCGTTTTTCTTTGAAGGATGAAGCAGCAGATTGGCTAGCCTCATTGGAACCAGGATCCCTAGCAGATTGGGATAGCACAGTCAGTGAATTTCTAGCCAAGTATTTCCCGCCGTCCAAGACGGCACAGTTAAGGAGCGATATTAACTGTTTCAAACAGTTTGAGAGTGAAAATCTACACTTGGCTTGGGAACGATTCCAAAAGCTCATGCGAAAGTGCCCACATCATGGGTTTGAAAAGCACCGTTTGGTACAACTCTTTTACTCTGGTATTTCTTCTGCTAACAGAGCTTCTTTGGACACAGCTGCAGGTGGTAATTTATTCAGTAAGACAGCGGCAGTTGCTTATAGCCTTGTGAAGGAGCTAGCAGAGCGTAGTGCGCACTGGCAGATAGAGAAGCCGACCCCAAGACGTGGTGTATTTGCTGTGGAGGCCCCGTCATCAAAGTCGGTAGGGACATCAGAGTCAAACTCTCAG GCTGTCGTCAGGAGTTCttatcttgacagtattggcCACTGTCTGGGAGAAGCGCATGCTGAAACGGagtgcaaatcggag attttgatttggattattctcgggatggatttggatgaatgcgatggcaTGAAAGGCATGGAGAAGGTTTACGTGAACCTTGCTAGGgtggaccctttccacgaccctacgacgcatctgagccggacacgctgtaACGAG TTCCTcgagatttccgggaccacGGCCGAGATCCACGTGTGGTATTCTATGTTAGGCGCCGCAGCGAAAGCCCGTGTCTGtgagttgggctttgagccctttatttcagcgctgccccgcaccaatggGGTGTGCGATCGCTTTGGCCTGCGGGCCCTATGCGAgaggtgggttgactcgacccataccttccacctttctttcggggagatgaccatctcgtcCCGAGATTTCTCTTTGCTGACAGGGCTGCGGGGGAGTAGCACTCCAGTTCCCTTCTGCTTTGACATGATACGTCCGCGGGTCGATCGCGCTAGGCTAGCCGCTTTGATTGGGCCAGGAGTTTACCCAGGTGCCAAATCCTCTCCAGCGAAGTTCATttctaccgcgagcctcttgagtcgcAGAGATTTTTGTGAGACGGATGACGCTGACTTGGCTGTCCGTAGCTTCCTAGTGTACACTTTGAGTGAGATGATTTTCCGCGCCAAGAGCGGGAAGGTACATGCTGGTCTTATTCAGGCTTTTAGCGATTTGGATGCGGCGGcgtcttatgattgggcgggggcggGCCTAGCCTTCATATAtaagtttttggatttgacttgctggaagcgcaaggacttcggtggttacacttTCGCTCTTCTGGTATGTGTGCACCCTGGACTCGTCCTTTCTATCTTCTTCATGCAGGTTTGGGCgtacgagaggcggattcttcctagcCAGTCTCGGCATCGGTCACGAGTACCGAGGCTCCCTCTCATGACTCGGTGGAGAGAGTTCGATTTAGGCACAGAGAAGAGACGGACGGTGGCGCGGCTCCTAGACTGGATTGACTCGCGGACCTTGGGACAG aTCAAGtttaggtgggacgaccttgacttcggtcccgactATGCGTACGTGACTTTGATCCAGGAGCAGgagtgcgtgctcaccggcccttgcGTGCGGGCCTGGTACTTAggcgaccggggcatcaccgggaTTAGAGCGTCGCACTGGTCCCCGGGCGAGATCCCCGTttccatgttcgcggtgcggactaTGCCCTTGTCGGTTATCCGTcaggacttgacccgtcggttcgtgggtagagaggtgtgggttcacgccgggggccgtgatcTTTACCTATCGACTTTGTTGAGCacgagggatgccccagcggtgGCGATGGATGTGGATCCCGTGGCAGACGTGTTTTCgtgggaggctgtcgcggccgtctttggtcaggaggaggtcccg gaggggtcctggaggagtgctcatTTGTCAGACTTCTTCGATGGTGCTCGGGCTTAG